The DNA region TCTGGATGATTATTCCATATATCCATAAGTAAATGTTTTTTAGGATTCATTGTTTAGTTTTGGTTTATGTTTCTTAATTACAAAGATAATTTGAATTTGATTTACATATATTTATAGCGAATATTTCCAAAAAATAAATATTTTCAGCTGATTGAAATATTCTCCGTACCTTTGCCATCCAAATTTTTTATTAATTAATCAAATTTCAGGGTAATGAACAATTACGAATTGATGGCGATTTTTACCCCTGTACTTTCTGATGACGATTTTAAAGCGATTCAGAAAAAGTATACCGACTTCGTAGAAGCAAACGGTGGTACTATTACGTACACTAATCCATGGGGATTAAAATCGCTGGCGTATCCTATCCAAAAGAAAACTACAGCTTTATACTGGGTTTTGGAATATAGTGCGCCATCCGACTTCAACGAGAAGTTTAAGATCCAATTTTTACGTGACGACCAAGTGTTGCGTCACATGATCACTGTACTTGACAAATACGCCGTTGAGTATAATGCTAAAAAGAGAAGTGGCGTAAAAACTGATACCGAAAAAGTGGAGGCATAATATCATGGCAAAAGCAAATGAAATCAAATACCTTACCGCTATCAAACAAGAACAACCTAAAAAGAAGTTCTGCCGTTTCAAAAAGTATGGTATCAAATACATCGATTATAAAGATGTAGAATTTTTGAAAAAATTCGTTAACGAACAAGGTAAATTATTGCCACGTCGTTTAACTGGTAACTCTTTGAAATATCAAAGAAAAGTATCTATCGCAATTAAGAAAGCTCGTCAAATGGCATTATTGCCTTTTGTTGCAGATCTTTTGAAATAGAATTTTCAAAGTTGTAAGTTCAAGGTTTTAAGTTTTAAGTATTTCTTATCACATATAACTTTACACTTACAACTTGTTTTTAGTCACCACTCCCTAACTCCCACATCGGGAAGGACAGTCCAAAAAATTAACGACTGGGTCTTGGGAACTAAGCATTAACATCATGCAAGTAATTTTAATTAAAGACGTTGACAATTTAGGTCAAGCGCACGAGTTAGCAACTGTAAAAAGCGGTTATGCTCGTAACTTTTTGATCCCACAAAAGTTTGCTATCGAAGCGAATCCTACCAACTTGAAAGTTTTGAACGAAAAGTTGAAAGTGAAAGCTAAAAAAGAAGCTGCTTTATTGGCTCAAATCAACGAAGTTGTTGAAGTATTGAAAGGTAGCCCTGTTAAAATCGGTGCTAAAACTGGTACTACAGACAAAATCTTCGGTCGTGTTACTTCTCTTCAAATTGCTCGTGCAATTAAAGAACAAAAAGGATACGAATTGGATCGCAAACGTATTGCCATCCCTGAAGAAGTTAAAGAAATCGGTCTTCACAAAGCAACTATCGACTTCGGTAATGGTAACATCACTGAAATTGAGTTTGATGTTGTTGCTGAATAATATTTCTAGAAATTTATTTCAGAAAAAAGCAATCCAATTTTGGATTGCTTTTTTGTTTCTAAAATCACTCATTTTACAAAATATCTCATAGATAATTCTGTAATAGTAATGATGATGGCGATCAAAATCAATAATGCAAATATGGATCTTGCATTCGCAAAATTAACGGTATAACCTAGCCATGGGTTACGTTTGGGAGGAAATAAACGTTTATCATTTTTATTGTAATAGAAAATCCCCCATTTCCAATTTTCTGAATCATTATGTAGATTTTCCATAAATTATTAATTTAATTTAGGTATCATGTTTTAGTTTTTCGAAGAGATACTGAATGA from Rhizosphaericola mali includes:
- the rpsF gene encoding 30S ribosomal protein S6 encodes the protein MNNYELMAIFTPVLSDDDFKAIQKKYTDFVEANGGTITYTNPWGLKSLAYPIQKKTTALYWVLEYSAPSDFNEKFKIQFLRDDQVLRHMITVLDKYAVEYNAKKRSGVKTDTEKVEA
- the rpsR gene encoding 30S ribosomal protein S18; this translates as MAKANEIKYLTAIKQEQPKKKFCRFKKYGIKYIDYKDVEFLKKFVNEQGKLLPRRLTGNSLKYQRKVSIAIKKARQMALLPFVADLLK
- the rplI gene encoding 50S ribosomal protein L9 encodes the protein MQVILIKDVDNLGQAHELATVKSGYARNFLIPQKFAIEANPTNLKVLNEKLKVKAKKEAALLAQINEVVEVLKGSPVKIGAKTGTTDKIFGRVTSLQIARAIKEQKGYELDRKRIAIPEEVKEIGLHKATIDFGNGNITEIEFDVVAE
- a CDS encoding DUF5808 domain-containing protein is translated as MENLHNDSENWKWGIFYYNKNDKRLFPPKRNPWLGYTVNFANARSIFALLILIAIIITITELSMRYFVK